The genomic segment GTTCCGCAGCGAGTGCTGGACGCGGTGTGGGAGGAGCCGGTGCAGCGGGCCCGCGCGCTGGACGGGCTCGTCGCGGACGGCCTGGTCGAACCGCTGGCGGACGGCAGCTACCGGCTGCCGCTGAGCCGAGCAGAGCCGACCTGAGCCGAACTCGGGGAGAAACGGCACGGAACCGGTTGCGCGATCCGCACCGATCGAAAGCCCCACGAAACACGTCAGAGTTGATCAGCAGCTGATCCGATCCAGTCAAGTGCCGTTCCACGGCCGCCTCCTGACCCCGTCCGGTTCCACGGACCGCCCGTCCCGGCGGAGTTGTTACACAACCGATGGGTTGCCGTGCGCCCGCCGAGGGGCAGACCGGACCGCTCCGTTACAGCCGCTCAGTAGCTTGCTTCCGTACCGGGGACACCGGCCACACACGGGGCGGGAAGAGCGGGGACGGAGGCGGTCGGCGATGGCGGACAACGAGGTGCTGGGCTTCGAGGAGTACGTACGGTCCCGGCAGGACGCCCTGCTGCGCAGCGCCCGCAGGCTCGTCCGGGACCCCGTCGACGCGCAGGACCTGCTGCAGACCGCGCTCGCCCGCACCTTCGGCCGCTGGGACGGCATCGCCGACAAGTCCCTGGCCGACGCCTACCTCCGGCGCGTGATGATCAACACCCGCACCGAGTGGTGGCGGGCCCGCAAGCTCGACGAGGTGCCCGTCGACCAGCTGCCGGAGGCCAGCCTGGAGGACGGCTCCGAGCAGCGCGCGGACCGGGCGCTGCTGATGGACGTCCTGCGGGTGCTGGCCCCGAAGCAGCGCAGTGTGGTGGTCCTGCGACACTGGGAGCAGATGAGCACACAGGAGACGGCGGCGGCCCTGGGCATGTCCACCGGAACCGTGAAGAGCACACTGCACCGGGCGCTGGCCCGGATGCGCCAGGAGCTGGAGAACCGCGAGCTGGACGCGCGGGCGACGGAGCGCAGAGAACGCATGGAACGAGGGCAGCCGCAGTGCGCGGCGTGACGGACACCGAACGCTCCCGGGGGCTCCCGGAGCCCACCGGTACCGCACCCGGACCCGCCCGGACGCGCACCGTCCCGGCGGGTTTCGTGCGGGTCGGGGCGGCGGTGGCCGCCGCGTCCGCCACCGCACTGGTCCTGGCGGGGTGCAGCGCGCCGGGGACGGGGGTGCGCGAGGAGGGGCCCGCCCGGACCGAGTCGGCCCCGACGCCTTCCCCGGCGCCGTCCTCCGCGTCGCCCCGCAAGGTCGATCCGGTCGAGATCATCAAGAACGACCCCACGGTGGACACCAAAATCCGCAAGAGCCTCGAACCGTGCGCCGGGGACGAGTACCCGGTCGACGTCAGCTATGGCACCCTCACCGGGAACGACGTGCCCGATGTCGTGATCAACGTGCTGACCTGCCAGGACTCCTTCGGCATCGCGGCCTACGTCTACCGCGAGCAGGGCCCCGCCACGGTCCGTCCCGGCGGGAACGACGGCGAGAGCGGGAAGGACCTCCGCGAAGCCGTCAGCGTGGACGGCCGCTGGTACC from the Streptomyces xinghaiensis S187 genome contains:
- a CDS encoding LppP/LprE family lipoprotein, translated to MTDTERSRGLPEPTGTAPGPARTRTVPAGFVRVGAAVAAASATALVLAGCSAPGTGVREEGPARTESAPTPSPAPSSASPRKVDPVEIIKNDPTVDTKIRKSLEPCAGDEYPVDVSYGTLTGNDVPDVVINVLTCQDSFGIAAYVYREQGPATVRPGGNDGESGKDLREAVSVDGRWYRNVFADDISPVYAEIIGGELEVKKQVYARGDKVCCPSGEEVVTYRWRDGAFSERARIHNDYSKSAGGVREEAPPSPRPAD
- a CDS encoding SigE family RNA polymerase sigma factor translates to MADNEVLGFEEYVRSRQDALLRSARRLVRDPVDAQDLLQTALARTFGRWDGIADKSLADAYLRRVMINTRTEWWRARKLDEVPVDQLPEASLEDGSEQRADRALLMDVLRVLAPKQRSVVVLRHWEQMSTQETAAALGMSTGTVKSTLHRALARMRQELENRELDARATERRERMERGQPQCAA